The following are encoded in a window of uncultured Ilyobacter sp. genomic DNA:
- a CDS encoding transglycosylase domain-containing protein gives MKNSMKKIFKVSILLVFLSIVVIGIVSFSLIFSAYKSLPDVGKLVESYTPAVPTTIYDSNGDVIDLIYRERRDTVTISEIPENLKNAFVAIEDRRFYKHHGLDPFRLGRAIAVNISQRRAAQGASTITQQLAKNAFLTHEKKLARKVKEALITIEIEKRYTKDEILEKYLNEIYFGAGAYGIKTAARSFFEKDVEDLNIAEGAMLAGMPNRPSLYNPRKNLEQSLKRTKLVLNQMKKYGYITADQYDRAMKQKFVLEKELPKNFVADKYTSVIMEKNSRGSLKSPDFTDIVEKKIFEMFDENTIYEGGLKVYTSLDLEMQKAALETFNNYQLLRENPKLQGALITIDSNNGYVKSIVAGKNFKTGNFNRATMAKRQVGSSFKPFVYFTALEEGIPMNTVIEDSEIEYGDWKPQNYGGTFSGNMTILEALEKSVNIVAIKLLEKVGVRSVINTFKKTGVNVDIPNNLSIALGTMSMSPLDLATAYLPFSNGGYKVKPIFISKVLDRYGNVLYESTVEKEKIFDSDNISLIVHMMKNAVNNGSGRRARVTDKNGNGIEQGGKTGTTNDYRSAWFAGVTPEYVTTLYIGYDDNSSMENATGGGAAAPLWGEYYQRIINTGTYTPGEFQFMEEQIENGNLVTASIDSRTGLLGDSSSISIRTGLFKRGQVPVESNRSYFSSFGDFFTGDVTVTDEISNEELEEIKNQENPDSNAGISSDLF, from the coding sequence TACCAACAACCATATATGATAGTAATGGAGATGTTATTGATCTAATATATAGGGAAAGGCGTGATACAGTAACCATTTCAGAGATACCGGAAAATTTAAAAAATGCCTTTGTAGCCATAGAGGATAGGAGATTTTACAAACATCATGGTCTAGACCCATTCAGACTAGGAAGAGCAATAGCGGTAAATATATCTCAGAGAAGAGCAGCTCAGGGAGCGAGTACCATAACACAACAGCTTGCAAAGAATGCCTTCTTGACGCATGAGAAGAAGCTTGCTAGAAAAGTAAAAGAAGCTCTCATAACTATAGAAATTGAAAAAAGATATACAAAAGATGAGATTTTAGAAAAATATCTGAATGAAATATATTTTGGAGCGGGAGCTTACGGAATAAAAACTGCAGCTAGATCTTTTTTTGAAAAAGATGTGGAAGATTTAAATATAGCAGAAGGGGCGATGCTAGCAGGAATGCCAAACAGGCCATCTCTCTACAATCCTAGAAAAAACTTGGAGCAGTCTTTAAAAAGAACAAAGTTGGTCTTAAATCAGATGAAAAAATACGGTTATATAACAGCTGACCAGTATGACAGGGCTATGAAACAAAAATTTGTCCTTGAGAAGGAACTTCCTAAAAATTTTGTTGCAGACAAATATACCTCTGTAATCATGGAAAAAAACAGCAGAGGATCTCTTAAATCTCCTGATTTTACAGATATAGTTGAAAAAAAAATATTTGAAATGTTTGACGAAAATACCATTTATGAAGGGGGATTAAAGGTTTATACATCCCTTGACCTTGAAATGCAAAAAGCTGCTCTTGAGACTTTCAACAATTACCAGTTATTGAGAGAAAATCCAAAACTGCAGGGAGCTCTCATAACCATAGATTCAAACAACGGATATGTAAAAAGTATAGTGGCCGGTAAGAACTTTAAAACTGGAAATTTTAATAGAGCCACCATGGCAAAAAGACAAGTTGGGTCTTCTTTTAAACCATTTGTATACTTCACTGCTCTAGAGGAAGGAATCCCGATGAACACAGTTATAGAGGATTCTGAGATAGAATACGGAGACTGGAAACCACAGAATTACGGAGGTACATTTTCAGGTAACATGACTATTTTGGAAGCTTTAGAAAAATCTGTGAACATAGTGGCAATAAAACTTCTTGAAAAAGTAGGAGTTAGAAGTGTAATAAATACATTTAAAAAGACAGGGGTGAATGTAGACATCCCTAATAATCTCTCTATTGCCCTTGGTACAATGAGTATGAGCCCTTTGGACCTCGCCACAGCTTATTTACCTTTTTCGAACGGAGGGTATAAGGTCAAGCCTATATTTATCTCAAAAGTTCTTGATAGATACGGAAATGTTTTGTATGAATCCACTGTGGAAAAAGAGAAAATATTTGATAGCGACAATATCTCTTTGATAGTTCATATGATGAAAAATGCAGTTAATAATGGTTCAGGAAGAAGAGCACGTGTGACCGATAAAAATGGGAATGGAATAGAACAGGGTGGAAAAACAGGTACAACAAATGACTATAGGTCTGCTTGGTTTGCAGGAGTTACGCCTGAATACGTCACGACCCTCTATATAGGTTATGATGATAACTCTTCGATGGAAAATGCCACAGGTGGTGGAGCAGCTGCACCTCTTTGGGGGGAGTATTATCAAAGGATTATAAACACAGGGACCTATACCCCTGGAGAATTCCAGTTTATGGAAGAACAGATAGAAAACGGAAACCTTGTAACTGCAAGTATTGATTCTAGAACTGGGTTGCTCGGAGATTCTTCTAGCATATCTATAAGAACAGGTCTTTTTAAAAGAGGTCAGGTTCCTGTGGAAAGCAACAGAAGTTACTTCAGTAGTTTTGGAGACTTTTTCACAGGTGATGTCACTGTGACAGATGAGATCTCAAACGAGGAATTAGAAGAAATAAAAAACCAAGAGAATCCAGATAGTAATGCTGGCATTTCAAGTGATCTGTTCTAA